In Trifolium pratense cultivar HEN17-A07 linkage group LG7, ARS_RC_1.1, whole genome shotgun sequence, a genomic segment contains:
- the LOC123898717 gene encoding glycosyltransferase BC10-like, which translates to MFSTPFILTFSLLLSIPIIFFLAPRILPPHPNPIPISPSDELDDINLFNTASSPPNSISHPSKFFHLSSKNPNLKIAFLFLTNTDLHFTPLWNLFFQTTPKKLFNIYVHSDPRANITRVNNPLFKFISSKNTYRASPTLISATRRLLATAILDDPSNAYFIVLSQYCIPLHSFNYIYRSLFLSPTFDLTDTESTKFGVRLKYKSFVEIISNGPKLWKRYIARGRYAMMPEVPFEKFRVGSQFFTLTRKHALVVVKDRTLWRKFKVPCYYDDECYPEEHYFSTLLSMNDPDGVTSYTLTNVNWTGTVNGHPHTYRPEEVSSELILRLRKSNHSESYLFARKFVPDCLEPLMNLAKSVIFKD; encoded by the coding sequence ATGTTCTCAACCCCATTTATTctcactttctctctcctcCTCTCTATCCCAATCATTTTCTTTCTCGCTCCTCGCATCCTCCCACCACACCCTAACCCTATCCCAATCTCACCTTCCGATGAACTCGATGACATCAACCTTTTCAACACCGCATCATCACCCCCTAATTCCATTTCACACCCCTCCAAATTCTTTCACCTCTCTTCCAAAAACCCTAACCTCAAAATCGCTTTTCTTTTCCTAACTAACACAGATCTCCATTTTACCCCTCTCTGGAATCTCTTCTTCCAAACAACACCTAAAAAACTCTTTAACATTTACGTTCATTCAGACCCACGCGCCAACATAACGCGCGTTAACAACCCTCTGTTTAAATTCATTTCCTCCAAAAACACCTACCGTGCTTCCCCAACTCTCATCTCCGCCACGCGCCGTTTACTCGCTACCGCCATCCTCGACGATCCTTCCAACGCTTATTTCATCGTTCTTTCACAATACTGTATACCTCTTCACTCTTTTAATTACATTTACCGATCACTTTTTCTTTCTCCGACGTTCGATTTAACCGACACCGAATCCACGAAATTCGGTGTTCGGTTAAAATATAAATCGTTTGTTGAAATTATTTCCAATGGTCCCAAACTATGGAAACGTTATATCGCTAGAGGACGTTATGCGATGATGCCGGAAGTTCCGTTTGAGAAATTTCGAGTTGGATCGCAGTTTTTTACCCTAACAAGAAAACATGCTTTGGTTGTTGTTAAAGATAGAACGTTATGGAGGAAATTCAAGGTTCCTTGTTATTATGATGATGAGTGTTACCCCGAGGAACATTATTTTTCGACGTTGTTGTCAATGAATGATCCTGATGGTGTTACTAGCTATACTCTTACCAATGTTAATTGGACTGGAACTGTTAATGGTCATCCTCATACTTATCGACCGGAGGAAGTTTCGTCCGAGTTGATTCTCCGGTTGAGGAAATCCAATCATTCCGAGTCTTATTTGTTTGCCAGGAAATTTGTTCCTGATTGTTTGGAACCTTTGATGAACTTAGCTAAATCAGTCATTTTCAAGGACTGA